Proteins encoded within one genomic window of Candidatus Cloacimonadota bacterium:
- a CDS encoding 4Fe-4S binding protein, with protein sequence GCFLFAGKKVALVGGAIAADQALTIAQAGAAHVEMITLETFAEMPLTEREKEILVENGVLFSHRSRIAEIVNEGERTVGIKLRRVVLPQGESFHPSRIKDEDGSTDQFRNFDLVIIAVGNRPAFKIEGEGIYSTGDMVNGPSTVVEAVASGKNTAFKLDADLRKINTYRKPEKTTKSTNRVPGWNRLPVSLHTDFFGRKLRSPFILSAAPPSDGYEQMKTAYEAGWAGGIMKTSFDNLDIHIPSEYMFVWGDKGKTFANCDNVSEHPIDRVCAEVARLIKEYPDRLTMASTGGPVTGDDTSDKVGWQSNTKKLEAAGAMGIEYSLSCPQGGDGTNGDIVAQDPALTAKIIDWVMQISDPEIPKLFKLTGAVTAIYPIISAVKEVFDRYPNKKAGVTLANTFPTLGFRQAEGKWDKGIIVGMSGEGVLPISYLSLARAGSMGVFISGNGGAMNHHDAANFLALGAGNVQFCTLPERYGYGIIDELESGLSHLLQERGINSVSELIGIAQPHPVTDFMDLKPKHKRSSLIKDLCVKCGNCTRCPYLAIELDSEGYPSIDEDKCMGCSLCVQLCWTNALEMVERK encoded by the coding sequence GGGTGCTTCCTCTTTGCAGGCAAAAAAGTAGCTTTGGTGGGTGGTGCGATAGCTGCCGATCAAGCTTTAACCATAGCCCAGGCAGGAGCTGCTCACGTGGAAATGATTACATTGGAAACCTTTGCAGAGATGCCGCTAACAGAGCGAGAAAAAGAGATACTAGTAGAAAACGGTGTACTTTTTAGTCATCGGAGTCGCATTGCCGAGATTGTGAATGAAGGCGAACGTACAGTGGGGATTAAGCTACGCAGAGTGGTTTTACCACAAGGCGAAAGCTTCCACCCCTCTCGCATCAAAGATGAAGATGGTTCTACCGATCAATTCCGCAACTTCGACTTGGTAATTATCGCCGTAGGCAACCGTCCAGCATTCAAGATTGAAGGCGAAGGCATCTACAGTACAGGCGATATGGTGAATGGACCCAGCACAGTGGTGGAAGCAGTTGCTTCCGGCAAAAACACAGCTTTCAAGCTTGATGCCGATTTGCGTAAGATCAACACTTATCGCAAACCAGAAAAGACAACCAAGAGTACAAACAGAGTACCGGGTTGGAATAGACTGCCAGTATCTTTACACACAGACTTCTTCGGGCGTAAGCTGCGCTCGCCCTTCATCCTCTCTGCTGCGCCACCATCAGACGGTTACGAGCAGATGAAAACCGCTTATGAAGCAGGGTGGGCAGGGGGAATTATGAAGACCAGTTTCGACAATCTGGATATTCATATCCCCAGTGAATATATGTTTGTTTGGGGCGATAAGGGCAAAACCTTCGCCAATTGTGACAATGTGTCTGAACACCCTATCGACAGAGTTTGTGCAGAAGTAGCCCGCCTCATCAAAGAATACCCTGATCGCCTTACTATGGCATCCACCGGTGGTCCCGTCACGGGAGATGACACCAGTGACAAAGTGGGCTGGCAATCAAACACCAAAAAGCTGGAAGCAGCAGGTGCCATGGGTATCGAATATTCTCTTTCTTGCCCTCAGGGTGGAGATGGCACAAATGGCGACATCGTAGCACAAGATCCTGCCCTTACAGCCAAAATTATCGATTGGGTGATGCAGATTTCCGATCCTGAGATTCCTAAATTGTTCAAACTAACCGGAGCCGTAACTGCCATTTATCCAATTATCAGTGCCGTAAAAGAGGTTTTTGATCGCTATCCGAATAAAAAAGCAGGCGTGACTCTTGCCAATACATTCCCTACTTTGGGCTTTCGGCAAGCAGAGGGCAAATGGGATAAAGGCATCATTGTAGGCATGAGTGGTGAAGGCGTATTACCCATCAGCTATCTCAGCCTCGCTCGTGCCGGTAGTATGGGAGTATTCATTTCTGGAAATGGCGGTGCTATGAACCATCATGATGCAGCTAATTTCCTCGCCTTAGGAGCGGGAAACGTACAGTTTTGCACTCTGCCAGAACGTTATGGTTACGGCATAATTGATGAATTGGAGAGCGGATTGAGTCACTTGCTGCAAGAGCGCGGCATAAATAGCGTGAGCGAACTTATTGGAATTGCCCAGCCTCATCCGGTTACGGACTTTATGGATTTGAAGCCCAAACATAAACGCAGTTCCCTTATCAAAGATCTATGCGTAAAGTGTGGTAATTGTACCCGCTGTCCATATTTGGCAATAGAACTGGATAGTGAAGGATACCCAAGCATAGATGAGGATAAGTGCATGGGTTGTAGCCTGTGTGTTCAATTATGCTGGACAAACGCACTGGAAATGGTAGAAAGAAAATAA
- a CDS encoding FAD-dependent oxidoreductase encodes MQVILNGKSIEAPEGITILELAKSEGIHIPTLCHDEELKPYGSCWVCAVKVEGRKGFVTSCGTKITPGMQITTNSKEIHAARKMALELLISNHYADCEAPCKMACPNHVDIQTYVSLIANGKYHEAVKIIKDTLPMPLSIGRVCPAFCETECRRSIVDEPIAIRQLKRFAADEDLKDFWQYTPERKPDNGKLVAIIGGGPSGLTCGYYLSYEGFNVDLFEAEETCGGWLRYGIPEYRLPKKVLDEEIALMSSGGMKIHYGRTLGKDLDLQSLSRDYDAVYLALGAQNAVPMPVPGSNLEGCYLGVDFLKAHAKGKAYKTGKKLAVVGGGNTAIDCARTAIRLGCDVTVIYRRTKDEMPAEPFEIEAAEHEGVQFYFLCNPVEYLGENGTLKEVKIERMRLGEPDTSGRRRPEPTGEFFMKSFDSIIAAISQVPDVSAFTMPHNEVQGKQLPISRWQTAIVDEHTMYSGIANIFAGGDFQRGAATAIEAIADGRKAAEAIAEYLIKGTLPKAKFEFNSKKAKKISEVSAKEYEVFKQIPREIMPEISIVEARNTFTEVEKGFSEAQARAEASRCLECGCQVNTNCALRNYCSEYEVEVDRFVGNISRHPIDYSHPFIVRDANKCINCARCIRTCAEVQGANVLGFIYRGFATVMAPEFGESLTQTSCMSCGKCIDVCPVGALVERNLSYKLNPAQKDSVRQNCGLCGIGCDISVGVQASEVVQITTPQDKPGFNGKNLCFMGRFGWQSYNHKQQKPLMLKNGEYLQISWSEALNVFSTALKSAQSKSVEISPHISLEEMLVADRIAKSLNCELSAASGYRAFSDQYLDISPKENPFLRLTEFNEYVIVGVLNRTLLSIIRLEQMKGKKLILVAMPEDEAYTRFADESYPDLSNMQAKDGRLYIYNQNRISEKLAGALWNLAGTENVMHTTDYMNHSAFVALNPEVVNEEECDFAIGFGVAPSAKARFRVCVSTNIPEDCDCPLILPGPNYLELEAHAIGDNGKLSRFHNPLKSTLFGELSRLFYSVGLISPATADIPYWNNLAEELIAELQHHKPQSFGGIDTASLNTAIVPSNSCSAIEINRLYSIRNNSVSF; translated from the coding sequence ATGCAAGTAATATTGAACGGAAAATCAATTGAAGCCCCTGAAGGAATAACAATTTTGGAACTCGCCAAAAGCGAAGGCATCCACATCCCTACCCTGTGTCATGATGAGGAACTAAAACCCTACGGCTCATGTTGGGTTTGCGCCGTAAAAGTGGAAGGTAGAAAGGGATTTGTAACTTCATGCGGAACTAAAATTACTCCCGGCATGCAGATTACTACCAATAGCAAAGAGATCCATGCTGCGCGCAAGATGGCATTGGAACTCTTGATTAGCAACCACTATGCGGATTGTGAGGCACCCTGTAAAATGGCCTGTCCAAACCATGTGGACATCCAAACCTACGTTTCGCTTATCGCTAATGGCAAATACCATGAAGCAGTAAAAATAATAAAAGATACGCTACCTATGCCCCTCTCAATTGGCAGAGTGTGCCCAGCATTTTGCGAAACTGAATGTCGTCGCAGTATAGTGGATGAACCAATTGCCATCCGTCAACTAAAACGCTTCGCTGCTGATGAAGACTTAAAAGACTTTTGGCAATATACTCCAGAACGTAAACCCGATAATGGGAAACTCGTGGCAATAATCGGCGGAGGTCCCAGTGGACTCACCTGCGGTTACTATCTTAGCTATGAAGGCTTCAATGTGGATCTCTTCGAAGCAGAAGAAACTTGCGGAGGCTGGTTGCGCTATGGAATACCGGAATATCGCCTGCCTAAGAAAGTATTGGATGAAGAAATTGCCCTGATGTCCAGTGGAGGAATGAAGATTCATTATGGTAGGACTCTAGGTAAAGACCTTGATTTGCAAAGCCTTAGCCGTGACTACGATGCAGTTTATCTGGCTTTAGGCGCTCAAAACGCCGTACCTATGCCTGTACCGGGCAGCAATCTAGAAGGGTGCTATCTAGGCGTGGATTTTCTGAAAGCCCATGCCAAAGGCAAAGCTTACAAAACAGGCAAAAAGCTCGCGGTCGTGGGCGGTGGCAATACAGCTATAGATTGTGCTAGAACTGCAATTCGACTGGGATGCGATGTTACTGTAATCTACCGCCGCACAAAGGATGAAATGCCCGCCGAGCCTTTCGAGATCGAAGCTGCCGAACACGAAGGCGTACAATTCTATTTCTTATGCAATCCGGTGGAGTATCTGGGCGAAAATGGCACTCTTAAAGAAGTAAAAATCGAAAGAATGCGCTTGGGTGAGCCCGATACAAGCGGCAGAAGAAGACCGGAACCAACCGGAGAGTTCTTTATGAAAAGCTTTGATAGCATTATTGCCGCCATCTCACAAGTACCGGATGTAAGCGCTTTTACCATGCCGCACAACGAAGTGCAAGGAAAACAACTTCCCATTTCGCGCTGGCAGACCGCTATTGTGGATGAACACACCATGTATAGCGGAATTGCCAATATCTTTGCCGGAGGCGATTTTCAGCGCGGCGCTGCTACTGCAATCGAAGCTATCGCAGATGGTCGTAAAGCTGCCGAAGCTATCGCTGAATATCTGATAAAAGGTACACTGCCCAAAGCCAAGTTTGAATTCAATTCCAAGAAAGCAAAGAAAATAAGCGAAGTCTCAGCCAAAGAATACGAAGTATTTAAGCAAATTCCACGCGAAATTATGCCGGAGATATCTATAGTAGAAGCGAGAAACACTTTCACCGAGGTAGAAAAAGGATTTAGCGAAGCACAAGCTCGAGCCGAAGCATCACGGTGCCTAGAATGTGGTTGTCAGGTGAACACAAATTGCGCTCTGAGGAATTACTGCTCGGAATACGAGGTTGAGGTAGATCGCTTTGTTGGCAATATCTCCCGCCATCCCATAGATTACAGCCATCCTTTCATCGTTCGCGACGCCAATAAATGCATCAATTGTGCACGCTGCATCCGCACTTGTGCTGAGGTTCAGGGAGCAAACGTATTGGGCTTTATTTACAGGGGTTTCGCTACTGTGATGGCACCGGAGTTTGGAGAATCTCTCACTCAAACGAGCTGCATGAGCTGTGGCAAATGCATTGATGTATGCCCGGTAGGAGCCTTGGTAGAACGCAATCTGAGTTACAAGCTAAATCCCGCACAAAAGGACAGTGTCCGCCAAAACTGTGGTTTATGTGGCATTGGCTGCGACATCTCAGTGGGGGTACAAGCCAGTGAAGTGGTACAAATTACCACTCCTCAAGATAAGCCCGGTTTCAATGGGAAAAACCTTTGCTTTATGGGACGCTTTGGATGGCAAAGCTATAACCACAAGCAGCAAAAGCCTCTGATGCTTAAGAATGGTGAATATCTGCAAATTAGCTGGAGCGAGGCGTTGAATGTGTTTAGTACTGCACTGAAATCAGCCCAAAGTAAAAGTGTCGAGATCAGCCCGCACATCAGCCTTGAAGAAATGCTGGTAGCTGATAGAATCGCAAAGTCACTAAATTGTGAGCTAAGTGCTGCTTCCGGTTATAGGGCTTTTAGTGACCAGTATCTGGATATCAGTCCAAAGGAAAACCCCTTCCTGCGCCTTACAGAATTTAATGAATATGTGATAGTGGGAGTGCTTAACCGCACTTTGCTTAGCATAATTCGTCTTGAGCAGATGAAAGGCAAAAAGCTGATCTTGGTAGCGATGCCCGAAGACGAAGCCTACACACGCTTTGCCGATGAAAGCTATCCCGATCTTAGCAATATGCAAGCCAAAGATGGCCGTCTGTATATCTACAATCAGAACCGAATTTCTGAGAAGCTTGCCGGAGCCTTATGGAATCTTGCCGGAACAGAAAATGTAATGCATACTACGGATTATATGAATCACAGCGCTTTTGTGGCGCTAAATCCGGAAGTGGTTAATGAAGAAGAGTGTGATTTTGCCATCGGTTTCGGTGTTGCACCCTCTGCGAAAGCAAGATTTAGAGTTTGTGTATCTACAAATATCCCTGAGGATTGTGACTGTCCACTAATCCTTCCTGGACCCAACTATCTAGAATTGGAAGCTCATGCTATTGGGGATAATGGAAAGCTTTCCCGCTTTCATAATCCGCTAAAATCCACCCTGTTTGGCGAGCTCTCCCGTCTGTTTTACAGCGTGGGACTCATTTCTCCTGCAACGGCGGATATTCCATATTGGAACAACCTCGCAGAAGAACTAATTGCAGAGCTCCAGCATCATAAACCACAGAGCTTTGGCGGGATCGATACGGCTTCTCTGAATACTGCGATTGTACCCTCAAATAGCTGTTCAGCAATAGAGATAAACCGTCTCTACAGTATTCGGAACAACTCCGTTAGCTTCTAG
- the nuoF gene encoding NADH-quinone oxidoreductase subunit NuoF, producing MSNITVKVGMASCGIAAGAMEVYNVLQQYKAAGKHFELKRTACIGMCFEEPIVELSGGKQGTLSLGKVDASKVIEFLEAYQKGELPQTNIILADNHDGTRNGLLEGQTRIVLRNCGVIDPTSIDDYIEHGGYTALTKALEMQPLQIIDLVKDSGLRGRGGAGFSTGLKWSFAAKAKGAKKYVVCNADEGDPGAFMDRSILEGDPHNVIEGMIIGAFAMGADEGYIYCRAEYPMAIRHLKIAIEAAEQKGYLGRNIMDTGFSFDLHIKEGAGAFVCGEETALMQSIEGKRGMPTIRPPFPAESGLWGCPTNINNVETWANITWIINHGAEEFRKIGTQKTPGTKVFALAGKIAGSGLIEVPMGITLHDIIYKVGGGMKTEKPFKAVQMGGPSGGCIPASLLDTTVDYDSINATGAIMGSGGMVVMDEGTCMVDVARFFLNFTQNESCGKCTFCRIGTKRMLEILTRITKGKGEPEDIQRLEELSSNIIKGSLCGLGQTAPNPVLTTLRYFKDEYLAHIEEKRCPAGVCTELLRYEIIPDKCIGCTACARKCPVSCISGKVKQVHVIDQSKCIHCGACFNACKFNAIRKG from the coding sequence ATGAGCAATATTACCGTAAAAGTGGGCATGGCAAGCTGCGGCATAGCTGCGGGTGCGATGGAAGTTTATAATGTATTGCAACAATATAAAGCTGCTGGAAAACATTTTGAACTAAAACGCACAGCCTGCATTGGGATGTGTTTTGAAGAGCCCATCGTGGAACTAAGCGGAGGAAAGCAGGGCACACTTAGCTTGGGCAAGGTTGATGCAAGCAAGGTGATAGAATTCTTAGAGGCATACCAAAAGGGTGAATTGCCTCAAACCAATATAATCCTTGCCGACAACCATGATGGGACGCGAAACGGCTTGCTGGAAGGGCAAACGCGCATTGTATTGCGCAATTGTGGAGTTATCGATCCCACATCCATCGACGATTATATCGAACACGGAGGCTATACTGCCCTAACAAAAGCATTAGAAATGCAACCATTGCAGATAATTGATTTGGTAAAAGATTCAGGGCTGCGCGGCCGAGGTGGTGCAGGATTTTCTACCGGATTGAAATGGAGCTTTGCCGCCAAAGCTAAAGGTGCCAAAAAATACGTGGTTTGCAATGCTGATGAAGGTGATCCAGGAGCATTTATGGATCGCAGCATTTTGGAAGGAGATCCGCATAATGTGATCGAAGGCATGATTATAGGTGCTTTTGCCATGGGAGCAGATGAAGGTTATATCTATTGCCGCGCTGAGTATCCCATGGCAATTCGTCATCTAAAAATTGCCATTGAAGCCGCCGAACAAAAAGGCTATTTGGGTAGAAATATCATGGATACCGGATTTAGCTTTGATTTGCATATTAAAGAAGGCGCTGGAGCATTTGTTTGTGGAGAAGAAACCGCCTTGATGCAATCTATCGAAGGTAAGCGCGGTATGCCTACTATTCGCCCTCCTTTCCCCGCAGAAAGTGGCTTGTGGGGCTGCCCTACCAATATCAATAATGTGGAAACTTGGGCGAATATTACTTGGATAATCAATCATGGAGCGGAAGAATTTCGTAAGATTGGTACCCAAAAAACTCCTGGTACTAAAGTGTTTGCCCTTGCCGGAAAGATTGCCGGAAGCGGCCTGATAGAAGTACCAATGGGGATCACACTGCACGATATCATTTACAAAGTAGGTGGGGGCATGAAAACAGAGAAGCCTTTTAAAGCCGTGCAGATGGGAGGTCCTTCGGGTGGTTGCATACCTGCTTCGCTGCTGGACACTACTGTGGATTACGACTCCATCAACGCTACTGGTGCCATCATGGGCTCCGGCGGTATGGTGGTTATGGATGAAGGTACTTGCATGGTAGATGTGGCACGCTTCTTTTTGAACTTTACGCAAAATGAATCCTGTGGTAAATGCACCTTCTGCCGCATCGGAACCAAACGCATGCTGGAGATTTTAACCCGCATTACCAAAGGCAAAGGCGAACCTGAAGATATCCAGCGCTTGGAAGAACTCTCTTCAAATATCATTAAGGGTTCACTCTGTGGTTTGGGACAAACCGCCCCAAATCCTGTGCTGACAACTTTGCGCTACTTTAAAGATGAATACTTGGCACACATCGAAGAGAAACGCTGTCCTGCTGGAGTTTGTACCGAACTTCTGCGCTACGAGATAATCCCCGATAAATGTATAGGTTGCACCGCTTGCGCCCGTAAATGCCCGGTATCTTGTATTTCTGGAAAAGTAAAACAAGTACATGTTATCGATCAAAGCAAATGTATCCACTGCGGAGCTTGTTTTAATGCCTGCAAATTTAATGCGATCAGGAAAGGATGA
- the nuoE gene encoding NADH-quinone oxidoreductase subunit NuoE yields MDKDFSQLDSIIGKYRGKPGILIPLLQEIQALLGHLNKDTMRYIAKETGIPAADIYGVATFYSMFKLEPQGKHIIRVCKGTACHVSDADGIKEALVQALKLEDDESTTKDMNFTLMEVACLGCCSLAPVIMIDDTTYGKLSPEAIPPILERYAFEEEK; encoded by the coding sequence ATGGATAAAGATTTTTCTCAGTTAGACTCAATCATCGGGAAGTATCGGGGAAAACCGGGTATTCTAATTCCGCTTCTTCAGGAAATCCAAGCTTTGCTGGGACATCTGAACAAAGACACAATGCGATATATTGCCAAAGAAACCGGCATCCCCGCTGCTGATATATATGGCGTCGCTACATTCTATTCGATGTTTAAGCTAGAACCGCAAGGTAAACACATTATTCGCGTATGCAAGGGCACGGCGTGTCACGTTTCCGATGCAGATGGCATCAAAGAAGCTTTAGTCCAAGCTCTAAAACTTGAAGATGACGAAAGTACAACCAAAGATATGAACTTCACTTTAATGGAAGTAGCCTGCTTGGGTTGCTGCTCGCTGGCGCCAGTGATAATGATAGACGATACTACATATGGCAAACTAAGCCCTGAGGCAATCCCTCCCATCCTCGAACGATATGCTTTTGAGGAGGAAAAATGA
- a CDS encoding ABC transporter ATP-binding protein has translation MIKTNSLIKDYDLGKVKVRALNGIDINIKAGEFVAIMGPSGSGKSTLMHIIGCLDRPSGGEYYLDSDLVSQLPKSALAGIRNRKIGFVFQSFNLLPHLSIVKNVELPLMYSGMSGRLRREKAKSILAGVGLSDRFKHKPNELSGGQRQRVAIARAIVNDPSILLADEPTGNLDSQSGGDILEIFSKLHEAGNTVIIVTHDPAVASRTDRIIKIKDGKVDYGDLA, from the coding sequence ATCATCAAAACCAACTCTCTGATTAAAGATTACGATCTTGGCAAGGTTAAGGTACGTGCTTTGAATGGTATAGATATCAATATCAAAGCGGGTGAATTTGTGGCGATAATGGGTCCCTCAGGTTCTGGTAAAAGCACTTTGATGCATATAATCGGATGCTTAGACCGTCCCAGCGGGGGGGAATATTATCTGGATTCGGATTTGGTAAGCCAGTTGCCAAAATCTGCTCTGGCGGGAATTCGTAACCGCAAGATAGGATTTGTGTTTCAATCTTTCAATTTGTTACCACATCTAAGCATCGTAAAAAACGTTGAACTACCGTTGATGTATAGCGGGATGTCGGGACGCTTACGCCGGGAGAAAGCTAAGAGCATACTTGCCGGAGTTGGTCTCTCAGACCGCTTTAAGCACAAACCGAATGAGCTTTCAGGGGGGCAGAGGCAGCGAGTAGCCATAGCTCGTGCCATTGTGAACGATCCCTCAATACTTTTAGCAGATGAGCCCACGGGCAATTTGGATTCTCAATCTGGAGGGGATATTTTAGAGATTTTCAGCAAATTGCACGAAGCAGGGAATACGGTGATTATTGTAACTCACGATCCTGCAGTGGCAAGCAGGACAGATCGAATTATCAAGATAAAAGATGGAAAGGTGGATTATGGCGATCTCGCTTAG